aggcggaagtCGCTTGCGCACGCTGACTGCCGAAGCAGCCAGGTCGCGTCCCCCCCGGCAGTCGATCCGCCGTCGGAGTTGGAGCTCTGCTCGTCTGAACAGCAAGAAGGAGGACGCCAGCGCccacaggcgccgccgccgcagacggatCTTCCCTGGACACAGGCAGACCCAGAAGCACGAGTTGCGCGGCAGACTGAGTCTCATCCAGCAGACGCGGAACGCAGAAAGGCTGCAACTGTGCGAAATCCTgccccgcggcctcctccttgTTGGGCCGCTcccccgctgcagccgcagcggatGAGAAGGCAAGGCCGTCGTGCAGTGCCTGCGCGCACGCCAGACGCGTTGCTTCGTCGCGAGCGCATCCTCGGAGTCTGTCAAGAGCATGGCGGGGAACCCCCGGCGTcgatgccgcggcgccgtcgtccgctGCGGTGCTGGGAGTCTCTCTCTGGAGCAAGTCGCCAGGGTACTCGACGAGGCCCGTCCTCGatggcgccggcgctgctgcatggGCTGTCGGGGTGCCAGGGGGCATCCCCGCGACGCACATCGCGgggtgcgccgcggcttcgcgtgctTCGTGGTGCCGGCTTCTCTCCACGCTCTGACGTTCCCTCCTGTCGACGACTCGTGAGCCGCCCTGCTCTTTTGTTCCCGAATCGACTGCATGCAGTGGACACCCCTCCGGCGGCCCGCTAGACAACAACAGGGCGtctgctctctgcagctccaACTTTTCCCTCTCTATACGCAgcagcttctgctgctgccgaaggagcgcctgctgcagcatcagctggcggcggaagcaGTCGCGATAGTTCAGTTTAGTGCAGACTTCGTTCTTCAGCTGCGTCTCGAGGTCGCCAATCCGCTTCGCCATGGAGAGCTGGCACTGCCGCTCGTCTGGTGCCTGGAGTCCGAGACAGAGCGCAACATGGGCCGCCGTGAAGGGGGCTGGGGGGGGATGCGGCTCTTCAGGACGGTGGACGCATGTGTCATCACCCCTGCGTGCTGAAATGTCGGTAGTGAAGTGCACAGCAGAACGAAAAGGAAACTGAAGCCTGTAGCACCGAAACCAAGCACATGTGCTCCATTGATGGGGTacgcggggggggagagggggggcaAGCCTTACTGGAGAATATGTCTTTCTTTTCCAATCTATGATGAAGTCGAAGCAGGTCCTGAGCCTAAACGCGTCCCTCTATCGGGTGCTGCCTGGATCACCCAGGCTCATTTGCAGCGGCAGGTGACTCTCTGGAATAGGAGTCCTTGCAGCCACGATGGTGAAACACAACGTCAAAGTGAATTCCGCAAGCAGACTATCCTGGCCCCGGCTGAAGCAAGTTTTCTGTGCTCCATATGTTGCCTAGTCCGCATCGGTGTGAGCAACGTGGACACCGATATTCAGGTTGCGTATGGACAGAGTTCGGGCGCGACTGTCCCCCCGTTTCTGCTGACGGCCCTTTTGCCGGCAGACACAGTTACGGCGAAGCATCTCCCAGTGGTTGATGATTCTCCTCGTCGTTCACGCCCTCCCCGTCCGCGGTTGGAAAAGCGTAGGCAGTTTCCTCACCTTCGAAAGCCAGTCAAAGCCTGTCTTGCTGCTTGCTAGCTcctgcttctctccttccgACAGTCGAGCTGGCGCGCGTTCTTCCTGGGGCTCCCCAGGCTTTTCCTCAAGTCTCCCGCCTTGTGTTGAAGGGCTTTCATCTTCGACAGCCCGCTTCCGCTCGACAAGTCCTCGCACACAGTCTTCTGGGCATTCACGGCTGCCGCTGGCATTCGCGCACGTCTGCGTGAGCCTTGcactctgtctctgctggttcacctcctgtctctcctctccgcctccgcaacTATAGCCCGCGTTCTTGGAGCCCCGGGCAGTTCCCCCTGGCGTTCCCTGGCTGTCTCCAGCCGCGCCTAGGAAGTTTGCTCTCCGGTTCTCTCGAGCTAACATGGCTAGCGGGGCgacgtccgcgtcgcctgcgtctggaAACCCGAGTGCTGACCGCGGCAGAGACTCTGTAGCGGCCGagcgtgcagcggcgcgtggTTCCTGTTTAGCCGTTGGCTCGTGTGTAGTCGTCGATTGAACGGCGCGCGAAAGACCTGCTTCCACAGGAGACTCTCTCAAGGCGCATCGGCTGCGTCCACTGGAGCCCAAGGCGCTGAGCCGTCGGGCTTCGTCGCCCGAGTTCGATCTCCACGCACACGTGCTTCCTCTCAAGCTGCGAGCCGCCTCAGGGCAGAGCTTTGAGTCTTCGCGGATTCTCTCCGGAAGCATACGAGAGACTGTTCGTCCGCCTGGATGAACaagcgtcgcctcctgcccCCGGTCGGCGCTCCTTTTGACTTTAGAGCTGCGTCTTACtctttcctcgctctccgcgccgctgaggCACTGCTCCAGTGCAGGCACAGCGTCTGGTTCCCGAGTTTCAGTGCGGGGCCCACTCAGAGCCTCGCAAGGCTCCCCGTGCTCCGGACCGTGCCGCGGCAGCGTGTTGACGCCTCCGCATGTGAGCTCGCCGACGTCTGTCGAGGTCGTCGGCCCCCCGCATCCCTCCCTCGCATGTGCGACAGCGAGGGCCTTGCAGAGGGTCGACGCGGCAGCTGAGTACCGACGTGGAGTTGAGGACGTAGCGCTGTCTTTCGCTTCGTCACTGTCCTCTACGACGCCTCTGGGCTCCGGCAGTGCGCTCCAAGTTCTGCGGGAGTCCTCTTCGTGCTGGAGATAACGTGTGTAGGTCTGCGGCAAAGGCACAgcttcgtctcgcgcctgGACAGGGACTCTGCAGTCGAGGCTCGCCACAGGGCTGCTTGCCGCATAGTCCTGCTGGAGAGGATCTCTTATCACGTCCGCGCATGAGCAGCTTCCTGAGCTTCGGCAACTTGTGTTGCCTTTGGCCGGAatgcgcctccctcgtctgcCATATCGGCGCTCCTGCGGTTGACCCTGGCGTGCCTGGGAGTTTTGGAGAGTTTCCGCTTCCCCAGGTGGGCCGatctggcgcggcggcgcagagccggcTGCGGAGTCGTCGCTGGGGAGGCCTTGCGGGGCTGAGGCCGGAAGAAAGACTGGAAGACGTGCCGCTGGCGCACGCGACGTCTGGTGTGGTTCGTGACTCGGCAGCAAGCCCCACGTTCCCCAATTCACCATACTGCTCGCCTCGATTGTGGCGCGGGCAGCCGCAACTGCGatcgcagcggcagcgcgagcttcTTGTATCGCCCTTCCTGCAGCGTCGTTAGTGTAGGAGGCGGTCTCGGCAGATGATCGAGCGTCTTCCCCCTTTCTGAGGTCTGTAGTCCTCTCGACGCTCCCTGCATGGttcctctcctgtctctctgaTGTCGTTTCTGACTGGATGTGTGAGTGAGTGGAGGCTGTGGTTGCTGTGGAACACGCCAGAGCGTCTGCCTGTGTCGCGGGTGGGGGTCCTCCGCCCCTTATGCTAACGGAGTCAGCTCCTGAGTTGTTTCCGGCGCCCTGAGTGCCCCGGAGGAGATTCGCTAGGTCCCGCCTCcccgcagcttcttctccggTTGCCTGGTTGcttgcagacgccgccgaacGAGCCTGATGCGGCCGCGACAGAGGGAGTAGCCTAGTCGGTAAGGAAGGCAGTTTCAACAGCACTGAGGAATCTAGCGCTGCAGACCATTTCTGGCGGGATTGGGTTCGATGGTTGCCTCGGTCGGGGGCTCtcgtttcttctgcggcaCTGTCAATAGACTCCCTCCCTACGTTAGTGAAGCTTAGCAGCGGTGATGCGCCACTGTCGCACTTGGCGCCATGAGGCAGTCGAGGACAGATCGGGGGCGCAGGCTGATGCTGAGCCGCTGCAGTTTTAGGGCGCCCACGCCGTGAACCAGCCTGCGAACTCATCTGCCCTCCTGacggctgccggcggcacTCCTGCTGGGGTTgactcgccggcgcgcgtaCCCGTTGAAAGGCAGGAAACCGTGCTACGGCGGCAGCTCTCATGTTGTGCGCTACAGCCTCTGTTTCACAGTGACCCTCGGCGGAGGGTACTGTGGACCCCCCCTCGGAATAGCTGGCCTCCTCAGGGCACGAGCCCACAGGCGAGCAGCGAATGCGCGCAGCCGGATGTGCAGAAGATGCGACCGTGGATGCGGCACAAGGAGGATGGGTCGGCACCTGTCGAGTCGACCTGGGAGCCCGAAGTGGGGAAGGAAGGGGACGGGACGCAGAAGCAGGAGAATCAGGCAGGGGGGCGCGCGGGTGTCGGGGGGGGGATGCACAGAGGTGGGATGGGAAAAGCGCGTACGAATATGAAGGCCCAGACGACAGCCAAAATACACGACGACTCCGAGAAGAACCGGACAACAAGGCATGAACGTCGCACGCTGCGCCAGACATGGCAAAAAGCCTGGGGGACAAATTCAGTCTGTGTGGTGCAGCATCGTGAAGTGTATTCTTTGCGCACGAGGGTGCCGGTGCAGACCCGAGCGAACAGGGAGCAGCATGGGAAGGTGGAGAGAAGAGCAGCTCGTGTGGCAGCGGATGCGAAGGCGAAAATGGTGACAGCCGCGGATCAGGGACCTCGAGCGGGACACCTGGGCGAGGATGACCTGCTCCAGCCGGCCAAGCAGACACAGATGTAGAGTTCTGGGATGCTGGGTTCATGGGGGCGAGACACCCAGTGGGAGAGGGAGACCCACGAGGTAAGCGTGACAACACGGGAGAAGATGGAGGAGGTTGATTCGGTACGGCGCTGCAGGGCGCATTGGAGTCGGCCTCAGGCATGTGAAAGCAACCTCGCAAACGCGATGGACAAGGTAAGCACGAAttcggcagctgcgctggTGCGGTGcgtgtctttttctctggATGAATCGATGGCACAGGTGAGACGGCAAACGGCGAACCCAGAAGCGGAACTTCCAGGTCGAAGGTCTCTACGAGAGAAGGATTACAGATGGTGACGGTCGGTGGAGACCAATTGGAGCACCGCCGGGATCCTTGGCCGCGCTCCTCATTCCCGCGGGCAGAAGAGGGCTGTGAGACAGAACACGACGACGAAAATGACGAAGGACAGAGGGGCTCACGTGGTGTACCTGAAGGCGGCAGTGACCGTGCCTTTCGTGAGCGGGGGCGTCGAATGGAGGGGACATGATGCGGAAGTTGCTTTCCTGTCGAGAGCCGCCCCTTATATTCAGTACCCACGTTGGCGTTTCCGCACTCGTGTGAAGAAACACAGAGGTCCTCTCGCGAGTTGTCCTGTGAAATGTCACAGGAAGCTTGTCTTTCCGAGGGGAtgctcgcgcctgcggaatATGGAATTGACTTGTCTGTTCTCGTCGCCTGAGTGTTGCATTCACTGAGCGGCTGGGCATTTGGAAGAGGAGACGTGTGTTCCGGTTGCTCATTCACATGTCTTTGCGCACAGCTCGGAGAACGGTGTGTCGGATGATGAAGTAGAGATAGCCCGACGTTTTTAGCGCGTGCACCGCTACCCTCTGCGAACTCCCGCTGTAGGTTCTTTCGACTGCACGTCCCACACTCCAAACTATAGGAGGGTCCCTGACTTtccagcggcagcaggaCACGTGAAGAGACTGGCGCGTcccgctcgcgcttctcagACGCGCTACCGGAATTCCTCCTCCCCCTAGGAGATGCCGTCACAATGGCATTGACCGGACTCCATAACATACTAGTGGAAGGCAGGAAACGCGGAGCTGCGGGCATGGCCGTCGAAGCGCTGCGGGCTACCAGACTTTCCCCAGACTGTGGCAGTTCAGAGAGTGTAACGTACGGGGCCAGTATACGCTCTTTGGAGACGAATGGTGCAGAAACCATCttcgcgcggagaagacagtATCCAGCAGGATCGACGGGCGTGCGGGCTCCCCGTTTATTGCGTGCCATTGTATCGCTTGCTTGTTGGGAGATCACAATCGAGTCATTAACTAGCACAGGCGTCGGTTGGCGGCGCACGCATACCGGCTTGCACACGCCAGTGTGTGTGCTCGGCATTCTCGTTTTACATGTGTAGCACAAGGCAGCCGAAAGCGAAGAACCTGGCCCATATATGGGAACTATTGAGCCTCTCCCAATCTCTCCGATTAGATAGGGGTGCTGTGCCGGTGCGACAGAGAGCAAGGGATTGCTACATACGTCACCCTGTGGAAAGCCTCTGCTTCGACGTACCACACGTCGTGGCCAAAATGACGGAGCATGATGATACGGGTAACGCAGTAACCACGGAGTGGAAGATGAGGATGAATCTTTTAGTGGCTCGCTCACACTGGAAACGGCCGCAGTCCGTCGTAAGGTTGCTCCCGTGTGGAATGTTTGGTGAGGATGGAAAGACGACCATGATACAGCTGAAGGCACAACGCGACCCGCACACGCGTGCATTGAAATCTTCTCTCCATCGTGGCCCCAGCGGCATGACGTGAAAGCTCGGCTTTTGGCATGGGGTTTTGTTGGCTGACTTGCTGCCCTGTGTTGAAATTCTTGGTGGGCTGTACGGAGAGTGGGCTCACAGCCTACACTAACggttcgtcgtcgcctcccaGTCCTCGTCTCGCACGACCGGCGAGGCATGTAAGCCGGCCAATCCGCCGATGAGCGACTGATCCGATCGTCCATAGTTAGGAAATAGCACTCCAACAATACAGAAAAACGTAGGAAACCGTCTTTGTAAGAGTGGCTCCACCACTTGAACATGCATCCAGGTTACGGCGTGCAGTTCCAGGACTTCGGCCGGCGCGAGGCCACTAAACGCCGACTCTGGCAAGAGCGCT
This DNA window, taken from Besnoitia besnoiti strain Bb-Ger1 chromosome III, whole genome shotgun sequence, encodes the following:
- a CDS encoding hypothetical protein (encoded by transcript BESB_046560) codes for the protein MRAAAVARFPAFQRVRAPASQPQQECRRQPSGGQMSSQAGSRRGRPKTAAAQHQPAPPICPRLPHGAKCDSGASPLLSFTNVGRESIDSAAEETRAPDRGNHRTQSRQKWSAALDSSVLLKLPSLPTRLLPLSRPHQARSAASASNQATGEEAAGRRDLANLLRGTQGAGNNSGADSVSIRGGGPPPATQADALACSTATTASTHSHIQSETTSERQERNHAGSVERTTDLRKGEDARSSAETASYTNDAAGRAIQEARAAAAIAVAAARATIEASSMVNWGTWGLLPSHEPHQTSRAPAARLPVFLPASAPQGLPSDDSAAGSAPPRQIGPPGEAETLQNSQARQGQPQERRYGRRGRRIPAKGNTSCRSSGSCSCADVIRDPLQQDYAASSPVASLDCRVPVQARDEAVPLPQTYTRYLQHEEDSRRTWSALPEPRGVVEDSDEAKDSATSSTPRRYSAAASTLCKALAVAHAREGCGGPTTSTDVGELTCGGVNTLPRHGPEHGEPCEALSGPRTETREPDAVPALEQCLSGAESEERVRRSSKVKRSADRGQEATLVHPGGRTVSRMLPERIREDSKLCPEAARSLRGSTCAWRSNSGDEARRLSALGSSGRSRCALRESPVEAGLSRAVQSTTTHEPTAKQEPRAAARSAATESLPRSALGFPDAGDADVAPLAMLARENRRANFLGAAGDSQGTPGGTARGSKNAGYSCGGGEERQEVNQQRQSARLTQTCANASGSRECPEDCVRGLVERKRAVEDESPSTQGGRLEEKPGEPQEERAPARLSEGEKQELASSKTGFDWLSKFPFRSAVHFTTDISARRGDDTCVHRPEEPHPPPAPFTAAHVALCLGLQAPDERQCQLSMAKRIGDLETQLKNEVCTKLNYRDCFRRQLMLQQALLRQQQKLLRIEREKLELQRADALLLSSGPPEGCPLHAVDSGTKEQGGSRVVDRRERQSVERSRHHEAREAAAHPAMCVAGMPPGTPTAHAAAPAPSRTGLVEYPGDLLQRETPSTAADDGAAASTPGVPRHALDRLRGCARDEATRLACAQALHDGLAFSSAAAAAGERPNKEEAAGQDFAQLQPFCVPRLLDETQSAAQLVLLGLPVSREDPSAAAAPVGAGVLLLAVQTSRAPTPTADRLPGGTRPGCFGSQRAQATSASPSPRETASPPASSVCGEPAATRDANAAKGRRRKRSCPSSARVPSVLESRQPQGSAEVKSPSHSPAMPQGEGLPTCGRPRISGPRSPPTQSELPRISAPEPKSAGTPSVTGSTAAGCPPSLVTSQTLSASALTEETFHSSVFLTDSVDVAVFNRGDLPHTSLAAAYHPEAAARGPVPSGPSSSSNAEVHQSSALSSLSSPRIPGRIFCRDSPPGSMEWVPSGAPGAPAGNPACSEVSSCKPRARKAFSLAETCSENAQLSLRRPRSLDDAKVARSRLEEAAGEGYRKRFLRQKQMWATIQRSDRETGVASKGTAEVWRASSLLPSSLQPPHLRPGAAPCRGDAAVLAQNPVSREAPGSLYGSPSAFGEGTTEPLLVACSLRKAESLGATRIQGGAKQEQEQRDRTALQQLRERAERVVKSLDASSSSTFSRAVNQACASQPLSAKPPPRVTCAGPPRADKCGGSTTSVPGKERNGIRAPGGRAVVAAVAPDADAAKRRALASPRSALPRLFAQSTSETASRPRAPSLRTPSRGLDCRTRASEPSIAEGIPAKTTRAATAPPAEKASTENRREIRPGLYTAETELESIAKPQTLPRLIFRQDAPCRNDCSKSASSHQPGSVNEARVQGEATALATRQHVPHPGEESPCGSAGSLPRSHLRKTRVTEPNGQLQAKTHVNFAPCEKPEKTGLVWRAGEANRGHSCPPTATQRGQHLPKRSTDGFFSMPSDVFEGAAGGERKTSEKSQDAELDFVPLQLSPVSKGDGEPDRRTQASVATVVGRPRAVNPLRTDGQRGGVAEATSLVHLLQRKIHEQQLLRDALRGELADILHRQQHQAEKRLDQIKNETAPLRHGRNGDPTGVHICTRGDDASDPTQTTTAPVASRRSLSLPTETAKPSSVFGLHRTPMLHAPSLLRVGPFERSALPRAPAHTPTETYPRVLEEFENRYHSAPLEACTPYSQRDVGGATRGEISAREALQVSPSGGRELCVPAREVQTEPAVEDAVVRSDSRLLLGTQHASSTLSGLKHHHHAEETQKSEAPWAMPPRALAERGECVVARDAASRDLQVREEALRALSALKARQGELQRQLLRTEDSAAGRVRPLVSTAPAEVPEGRGPSEGFMQPRAGFGPRSR